In the Halobacteriovorax sp. GB3 genome, TAAAAAAGGTCTACTTCTTGTAGGCCTTTTCTTTGCACTCATAAAAAAAAGAAAACATTTAAAAACTTCTTAAACATTATTCAATAAATTCAACAACTTTGGACATAAAACCTTTTGATTAACTTTAAAAAATGATTAATCTATAATTATGTTCTTTTTCTTCTTAATAGCCCTTTTCTTCACAGATAACTCTTATAGCAGTACTTGCGAATTTCAAGAGATAAGAAATTTTAAAACAGCTAAATTTTGTCTTCAAAATACAAAAAGAGACTTCTCAAAAAGTGCCTCCAAGAAAGAAGTTATTAAGAGCACAATTACTCCCTCTGAATTTCATGCTCTCGAAAGATATATTGACCCAGATGGCATGTATATCAACAAGGTTCTGTGGAATGACTTGAAAATGAACCAAATAGAGAAAAAAAGATATGACCTCCTTAAAAGTGCTTTAAGCAAACTTCCCTCATCACGACGACTTCTCAACAGGGGAACAAGACTTTCAAAGTCACTTCTAGCACAATATAAAAAAGGAAAAACTTTTTTATGGAAAGGTTTTACAAGTACCTCGGCTTTTCATAATCTATACTTTGTAGAAAACGTACACTTTATCATTAAGGCATACAACGCCAAAGAAGTATGGCCTATTTCAATTCATAAAGAAGAGTATGAATTTCTACTTACAAGCTTTACTAACTTTAAAGTCTTAGATGTTAATAGAAATGAAAAATATACAGAAATCCTGGTTGAAGAAATTCTTACCAAAAACAACTAAGAGTTCATTAACAACTCTTCCTCTCACTCTTTTAATCTCTTGTTCAACTTCTACAAAAAATACCACTCACCCATACACATCCTTTGAAAATTATACAGATCCTCTGGCATCTAATTTCATACAATCTGATGATCGATTTAAGTCATGCCTTTGGAATCATCAATGGCAATGTGAGTTTACAAATAGTCCAAAAGAAAAAGAAGGATATTTTGAAACAATTCACAATTTAGAAAATGGTAGCAGAGATAGAATAAAAGCCTGTGGTTTGAATGGGACAATTGATCAAAGAATAAAAGATTGTGCGACTTCGAACAAAAAGCTCTCTCACTTTGAAAGTCAGAAACTAAAAATCACATGGAAATTAGTTAGTGTCATTAAAGCAAACCAGCAATACGAAGTCTGGATCGATACAGCGACCAATCTACTTTGGAGCGACAGAACAGATAAAAAATATAATTGGTATCGAGCAACTGGTTATGCGAAAAATAAAGATCAATCAATCCTAGAGACTCAGTTTATAGCGGAGCCTGGCTATAGGGACAATGAGACCCCCTACAAAGTGGGTATTGCTCTCCAACCAAAAAATCCTATTTCAGTTTGTCATGACCATAAAGAGCTAACAAAGGTGACTCCCTACCAATATAAACAATCAGATGAAGCTCATGATTCGAATGAAAGATATGCCTTTAAAGGCTATCTCGAAAATGAACGGGTTCAATGGAAAGTTCCTTCTCGAATCGATTGGATGATTGCAGAAACACACGGAATCAGAAAAGTACTTCCACGCATTGATTATAAAATGTGGTCTACAACTTCTGGATCAGACTATAGAAATAGTGTTTGGCTCTACGATGGTAAATTTGGGGTATTCGATGGTAGTGATCGTCAGATCTCACAATATGTAAGATGTATTGGAAAAAGAAATGATATTCAATAAGCTTGATAAATCGATCACAGAAAAACAATATGATCTTTGTATTATTGGTGCTGGTCCAAGTGGAATAACTCTTGCCCTTGATATATCACGAAGATCATCTCTAAATGTACTACTGCTTGAAGCAGGAGATCTCAACTTCTCCGACAGCTCACAAGACTTTTATAAGCCACATCACTTTGAATGCAAATCCAATAATGAACTTGTAAAAGTGGCAGATAAATACCTCTCTCGTTCAAGAATGAGAACAATGGGCGGGACCTCTACGATATGGGATGGATGGGTAAAACCCCTCGATTCAATTGATTTTAAAGGCCATTGGCCTATTTCAAAGAAGGATCTTGATCCCTATTATAGTGCTGTTTCCCCTCTGTTAGGCTTAAGTGATCGCAAACCATTTGATAAAATTTTCAACACGACTTCACTGAGAGATACAACTCTAGAAATTACAAAGAGAGCAAACTTTAAAGAAGTTTTTCTGAAAGACTTAGCAAAAGAAAAGGGAATTGATCTCTATCTAAATACGGCCATAACAAATTGCTCAATAACTAAGAAGACTATTACTTCTATTGATGTAACAAATGGATCTAGTACCTATCAGATTAAAGCAAAGCATATCGTACTTGCAGCAGGTGGTATCGAATCAACTCGAATTCTTCTCAATTGGAACAAAGAACACAATATTTCAAACACCCATTTAGGAAAATACTTTCATGAGCATCTCATTATCCCCTTAGAGAAATCACTCTATTTATATAATGATTTTACGAAAAAGCCTCTTCTATCGGAGAGCTTTAAAAGAGGTTTTTCGCTCAAAGAAAAAATAATGATCGATAATCAATTGCTGAACTTCAGTATTTATATTGATAATCTTTCTTCTAATCAAAAAGAAGCTCCCACAAATAAAGCGAAAGAAGGCAAGCTCTATGATGCACTTCTCTTTCTTGAAATGACACCAGTTCAGGAATCATCAATCACGCTCTCAAAGCTAAAAGACAAATTTTCATTAAATAAAATCAACCTAAACTGGAAAATTTCTGAAAATGACTTTTCATCTATTCCTTTTATATTAAAGCATGTTGATACTCATTTAAATTTAAACAAAATTGGAAAATTGCGCCAAGAACTACCATCAGATTATAATCGTTCCATTCTATGGGAGGCCCATCACCATATGGGAACAACAAGATTGGGTAAAAGTAAAAAAGAAGGTGTCGTCGATAAAAACTTGAGGAGCTTCGACTATGAGAATCTATATATTCTTAGCTCATCTGTGTATCCATACTCTGGATATTCGAATCCAACAATGACTCTACTCGCCCTTTCAATAAGGCTTTCAAACTATCTTAGGAATTTATCATGAAAACAAGAAGAACTTTCCTTTCAATACTATTCGTTATGATTGGCCGTGGAACACAAGCAAAAAAAAGAAAAGAAATCGATTCGAATAAAGTTATTGAAGATTATCAGCTTGGAAAATTAAAGTATCTTTCAGGCTGGAGTTATAGTGAAGAAGAAAAGAGGCCCTCTAAATAAGAAGGCCACCTTAATTATTTTAATCTAGCATTATCAACAAGCATTTTTAGATCAATAGAGAGATCATTTAAATTCTCAGCGAGATTTAACATCCCCTTAGCACCATCTGCACTTTTATCAGCAGAATGCTCAACTTCTGTAAGGATATCAGAGATCTTTTTGACCCCAGAATTCGAATCAAAGAGAATCTTACTTACTTCTTTTGTCGTTGCTGATTGTTCTTCAACAGCAGATGCCGTCGTCCCAGCAATTGCATTAAGTTTTTCAATAATTGTTTTAACTTCTTCGACTCCAACAACGACAGATTTTGTCTTCTCTTGGACATTACCAATCTTTTGAGAAATACTCTCCGTTGCATGGGCCGTTTGCTTTGCAAGTTCTTTAACTTCACTAGCAACAACAGCAAAACCTTTTCCAGATTCACCAGCTCTTGCAGCTTCAATCGTAGCATTTAAGGCCAAGAGGTTTGTCTGTTGAGCGATTTCACTAATAACTTTGATAACAGCTCCAATATCCTCTGAGGCATCTCCAAGCTCATTAATAATATCTCCAGCTTCTTGTGTCTTTTGAGTTGCTTCAGTTGAGAATTGAGAGGCCTCAAAAGAAGACTTTGTTAACTCTTGAATAGAAGCACTTAACTCTTCAGTGGAAGCACTTACATTTTGCACACCATTTGAAACATCTGATGAGTTCCTTGCAGCAACTTTAGATATTTCTAAAGTCTTTGAAGCATCGCTCGACATTTCATTTGCGGTATTAGTTATTTCTGTCGATGAAGAACTAATTTTCTCAACGGCATCAGCAAAGCTATTGACTAAATTATTATAGGCTTCCTTTTCTTTAGTTAAATCAGTCGCATATTTAACAACTTTATAAACATTTCCATTTACATCTAAAATAGGATTGTAAGAGGCATTAATCCAAATTTCTTTTCCGTTTTTTCCAATTCTTTTATATTCTCCAGCATCGAACTCACCTTGCCCGAGCTTTTTCCAAAAATTCATATAATCAGCAGAATTTGCATATTCAGGATCACAGAACATTCTATGATGCTTACCTTTAATTTCTGCAAGCGTATAACCAATGGCCCCTAGAAAATTTGAATTAGCATGAATAATAGTTCCATCGAGATTAAACTCGATTACGGCCTGTGATTTATCGATGGCCTCAAGTTGACCTTTAAAATCAGCATTTCTAATTTTTTGTTCAGTGATGTCTGTTGCAAACTTTACAACTTTAAAAGGGCTTCCAGACATGTCGTAAATCGGATTGTATGAAGCATGTATCCAAATTTCGTTACCATTTTTTCCAACTCTCTTATAATCACCGGCATCGAATTCACCACGTCCTAACTTCTGCCAAAACGCTTGGTATTCACTTGTCTTTGTGTATTCTGGATCACAGAAAATTGCGTGGTGCTTCCCAATGATCTCATCTAATTTATAGCCCATGGCCTTTAAGAAATTCTCATTCGCTGTGAGAATGTTTCCCTTTAAATCAAATTCAATAACTGCCTGAGATTTACTGATCGCATTGATCATTCCTTCAAACTCTGCGGTTCTTAGTTTCTCTTCAGTTACATCTGTTGCAAATTTAACCACTTTTTCAACTTTTCCACTAATGTCAAAAATAGGGTTATATGAAGCATTAATCCAAATAGATTCACCTTTCTTATTAAAGCGCTCAAACTCACCTGTGTTAAATTCACCTTCCCCTAAACGTTTCCAAAAGTTCTTATACTCGAGAGACTGGGCATATTGGGGATCACAAAAAATCTTGTGATGCTTTCCTTGTACTTCACTTAATTCATAACCCATGGCACTTAAGAAATTATCATTAGCAGTAATGATATTACCTTCTAAATCAAATTCAATAATGGCCTGCACTCTATCAAGAGCTTTTAAAAGACCGTTAATTTCATTTTCAGAATTAATATTGTTAGTATTTAATAACTGGCTCATAAACTT is a window encoding:
- a CDS encoding ADP-ribosyltransferase domain-containing protein yields the protein MFFFFLIALFFTDNSYSSTCEFQEIRNFKTAKFCLQNTKRDFSKSASKKEVIKSTITPSEFHALERYIDPDGMYINKVLWNDLKMNQIEKKRYDLLKSALSKLPSSRRLLNRGTRLSKSLLAQYKKGKTFLWKGFTSTSAFHNLYFVENVHFIIKAYNAKEVWPISIHKEEYEFLLTSFTNFKVLDVNRNEKYTEILVEEILTKNN
- a CDS encoding GMC oxidoreductase, which gives rise to MIFNKLDKSITEKQYDLCIIGAGPSGITLALDISRRSSLNVLLLEAGDLNFSDSSQDFYKPHHFECKSNNELVKVADKYLSRSRMRTMGGTSTIWDGWVKPLDSIDFKGHWPISKKDLDPYYSAVSPLLGLSDRKPFDKIFNTTSLRDTTLEITKRANFKEVFLKDLAKEKGIDLYLNTAITNCSITKKTITSIDVTNGSSTYQIKAKHIVLAAGGIESTRILLNWNKEHNISNTHLGKYFHEHLIIPLEKSLYLYNDFTKKPLLSESFKRGFSLKEKIMIDNQLLNFSIYIDNLSSNQKEAPTNKAKEGKLYDALLFLEMTPVQESSITLSKLKDKFSLNKINLNWKISENDFSSIPFILKHVDTHLNLNKIGKLRQELPSDYNRSILWEAHHHMGTTRLGKSKKEGVVDKNLRSFDYENLYILSSSVYPYSGYSNPTMTLLALSIRLSNYLRNLS
- a CDS encoding methyl-accepting chemotaxis protein; protein product: MSQLLNTNNINSENEINGLLKALDRVQAIIEFDLEGNIITANDNFLSAMGYELSEVQGKHHKIFCDPQYAQSLEYKNFWKRLGEGEFNTGEFERFNKKGESIWINASYNPIFDISGKVEKVVKFATDVTEEKLRTAEFEGMINAISKSQAVIEFDLKGNILTANENFLKAMGYKLDEIIGKHHAIFCDPEYTKTSEYQAFWQKLGRGEFDAGDYKRVGKNGNEIWIHASYNPIYDMSGSPFKVVKFATDITEQKIRNADFKGQLEAIDKSQAVIEFNLDGTIIHANSNFLGAIGYTLAEIKGKHHRMFCDPEYANSADYMNFWKKLGQGEFDAGEYKRIGKNGKEIWINASYNPILDVNGNVYKVVKYATDLTKEKEAYNNLVNSFADAVEKISSSSTEITNTANEMSSDASKTLEISKVAARNSSDVSNGVQNVSASTEELSASIQELTKSSFEASQFSTEATQKTQEAGDIINELGDASEDIGAVIKVISEIAQQTNLLALNATIEAARAGESGKGFAVVASEVKELAKQTAHATESISQKIGNVQEKTKSVVVGVEEVKTIIEKLNAIAGTTASAVEEQSATTKEVSKILFDSNSGVKKISDILTEVEHSADKSADGAKGMLNLAENLNDLSIDLKMLVDNARLK